The nucleotide window GCTAATATAATATACTTCTTTAAATGTGGCAAAGTCCGTGATACAACAAAGTCTACAGTGATGAAAACAAAAGAAAATAAGTGGGCAGTTCACTGCCCCTGTTACGCTTATAAGGCCTGCTCCTGATGATAAAGAGGAGGGGAGTAGTAATCTTCCCCAATGCCATGTCCCAAGTACATGTCCCTATTTTCCGCAAGCCCCAAACCTGATAAAGgctccttcatcatcataCACGCAGAGCCACTAATCATGGGTGACTGCCCGTTCTTGTCAGCCGGTACCGACTGAGTCGTGCAATTAGTTGGCTGGGTATGCGCATACGGGAAGAAAAGGGTGGGAATCACGTGCGGAGAAGGAAATGTCATAGAAGTCGGAGTTGGAGGAGTTGATGTTCGATGTAAAGATGGCAATGTGCCCGGGCATGGAGCTGTCTGTACAAAAGAAGGTGAAAGAAGGCCCGAAGACACAGGTGGGAGATACAACGGAGTTGATAATCCTGGTGTCAACCACGTCCCAGGAACATGCTCATCATCAGATGATGAAGCTCGCGTTAGGGCAGCAAACGATGACATGGACGAAGAGGTAGGAGATGGTGTGTCAAGCACTTTGAGAGGTTGGACTTGGTGCTGGTCAAATTGTGCACTTTGCTGACTCGACATGGGGGCTTGAACGAGAGGTTCTTCAAAATTTGAAGAATAAGGAGGAACAGTGCTGACAAGAGAGGGTTGATTAGGGGGAGCAAAATGATAGTTCGGCTGAGAATAAATCCACTGAGGAGGATCGTATGCTAAAGGGACTCCCATAGGCATGGCTTCACCGGGCATAGATGAAGACCTTTTGCGAACATAGGGTGCTGAGCGATCAGACGGTCCAAAAATAGGTTCATGATAAGTCGGTCTAGAGACGTGGTAAGGTGACGATGTGGTGGCAGGTGGAAGAAGCTGATTAGCTATTTTGGATGCCTTGGCAAATgccttcttttccctcgTAGTACGGTTGTCTTCTTCCGGAACAGGGGCATAGTCACACTCCCGTTTGGAACGTTGACAGTTTCGACAAGGAGAACCTCCACAGCATCGAATTTTTCTAAAGGGATGCTTGTCAGCACATTTCTGACAGTGAACCTAATTCTGCTTACCTGCGTCTACAGTACAAGCATGCCATTGAGATACGCTGTCTTCTACTGCCCTCaagtgaagaagaaaagcTGTGTCGAGCTCTGGTCTGCCCGTGAGAGGACGTCTCTTCCGATGACTGCGCGGGATTGACATTTGACattggaagaagggatgaGGTACTCATGCTGAGCACTGCCGATGTAATGAGTAAGATGGATAGAGACGAGGATGCTATATGGCTAGGGCGGTAATGCTATAATGTATGGCAAAATTTGCGCAGGGGTTATAGATGAACGTGGTGAATGATATTCGAACGAATGCCGTAAAGGATTAAGACAAAAAGGTGCTTTTCGCGGGGGATAAAGAATTCACCCGTATATATATGGCGTGGGAGAAGACTAGTATAAAGTAAGGCTGCATGACTATCGTGTACGTACTGTATGTGGTTATAGTCAGAAGGTTCCATTTGTTTTTGGTGAAAGCCGGTGAGCCAGGGCGAATTTACTTTATATTTACGTACTACGGCTGTAATTGTTTCTGTCCTCTGACCTTCCGCTTTTCGCTTTGTCAAGTAAGAATGCCGTACATATGACCGCTATCAGCGATTTTCGGCCTGCGAACTGGACCCTCTTCAATGCTTTCGTCAAATCCCTGAGCTTTGTTGATTGATATCGTAATGGAAGATAACCCCGACAGCCGTTAAAGTCACACAACGATGACATTCAGGGTTGATAAGGAGATACTAAATAATCGTCTCGGTTGAAAGCAATTCAGGTCTGGGAAAAAAACGAAACGGAGCGGTCAGGGAAATAGGAAGTAGAAATAAGGACAAAAAGACGACGCACCCGAACAATTACCGGGTGAAAAACCAGAAAACCGGCGATCATCGTCAGGGTTCAAGATCATCAGCATCGTCATAACAACAGACTTTTGCGCCAGGCGCCCGCCGTCATGGCTAAAATTCATCCATTTTGTCTCCAAGAGACTGAACATGTGCCATAAGATATGTCTTCGAATCCTGTACTGTTTGTATCGTTGATGCTACTGCCATTACGATAGATATTAACAGAAGCAGGACAACTGTGAGCAAGAAGCACAATGACCATTACTGTATTCTGACTTCTGACTTTTCCATAAGATGGTATAAAATGCATTGCCGTCATCAGTCGTGGGCAAGTCGAAGAATTCGCACACTGATTCACAAGCAATCAAAGATACAAAGTAC belongs to Cryptococcus gattii WM276 chromosome I, complete sequence and includes:
- a CDS encoding uncharacterized protein (Similar to SGTC gene model, INSD accession EAL18472.1), which codes for MSNVNPAQSSEETSSHGQTRARHSFSSSLEGSRRQRISMACLYCRRRKIRCCGGSPCRNCQRSKRECDYAPVPEEDNRTTREKKAFAKASKIANQLLPPATTSSPYHVSRPTYHEPIFGPSDRSAPYVRKRSSSMPGEAMPMGVPLAYDPPQWIYSQPNYHFAPPNQPSLVSTVPPYSSNFEEPLVQAPMSSQQSAQFDQHQVQPLKVLDTPSPTSSSMSSFAALTRASSSDDEHVPGTWLTPGLSTPLYLPPVSSGLLSPSFVQTAPCPGTLPSLHRTSTPPTPTSMTFPSPHVIPTLFFPYAHTQPTNCTTQSVPADKNGQSPMISGSACMMMKEPLSGLGLAENRDMYLGHGIGEDYYSPPLYHQEQAL